From the Teredinibacter turnerae T7901 genome, one window contains:
- a CDS encoding pilus assembly protein: MKNLFTPRRFVLRLATVALALLPFSAQSEPLDLADKPLFLGISTDPNVFFELDDSGSMDWSVLTAPYFHFCQYDRDAPGAGGSGDCVTSKMADGLWSSYGDNNYRTYRFMFDNADNLYNGCNGNATNVEGCGGFQTVLDNDWRGGSADFNVMYYSPFVDYRPWPGTGLADANFSSARSNPQPEIAAIAERQQTETEYYIPAQSRRWAQSGYSNTRNLSGFVYYVWVDSHGYSGDRPRRGSNINRTDGSNGEIDLWDNYYRYTVYGNDIRREKIEWSVTSWGNSKGRLTPSVTETVTFSGNSVEPNPPQGQPARSANEIRTNIANWYSYSRKRSYVAKSAIGTVVASSPAFRFGLSVLNKSDALFHDMPSADIYRYTGVNTQLLNDLYSFRWESYGTPLRNGLKMAGRYYKGEINNHPSPIVQSCQQNFTVLFTDGYWNGGDPGVGDADGNGRNNTVADVAKYYYDRDLSPLSNDVVPNASDPATHQHMVTFPVAFGLTGNLEDTDGDGWPNPELDENDEWGGDPFGSDLSKIDDLWHAAFNSKGEYVSAKTPEDVVNSLVSALSEISGRNASSASVATSTGQISSDTAVFQAQFNSGDWSGQLYSYSLNADDSVNVATPNWEASQVLDTQNFNTGRTIISHNGTRGIPFRFPGNYRSRGANEMSDWDLYFLMWDSAPYSLLTNDAGQIAANQQYGTDLINYLRGDRSNEGGNSGDLRPRTTVLGDIVASDPKYVGPPAFGYPDDLESASYDAFRTARANRAPMVYVGANDGMLHGFAAANGQEKLAYVPRPVFKNLHKLAESPYDHKYFVDAAPTVVDAFWNGAWHSVLVGALGHGGQGIFALDVTNPASFSEASASNIALWEFTDSNDSDMGFSYSEPSIAKMANGQWVAVFGNGYNNTENDLAISASGHAVLYIVDIATGALVKKIDTTVGDTTTPNGLASPALVDVNGDYVVDYIYAGDLRGNMWKFDVTDTSPNNWDVAWTSGGNKYPLFNAGIGHPITTRPAVGLHPTSAGQLVYFGTGKYIETHDNTADLQPDQSFYAIWDKNLDTGVSVAAVRRAQLLGQEITNEITTTIGGYNYDLRLTSDNPIDWSSHLGWYIDLVNRNASPVDNLGERQVTESLLRNGRIIFSTHVPSSAPCSPGGSSWLMELDAYTGGHLDEAPFDLDRNHVFDDADYDYNTPGVEDVPPGGLRPQEGIISSPGVLRDNNREVKYLSGSTGAISDFAESTGAQNIGRQSWRELE; this comes from the coding sequence ATGAAAAACTTATTTACTCCACGCAGATTTGTCTTAAGACTCGCCACGGTTGCGCTGGCGTTGTTGCCATTCAGTGCGCAAAGTGAACCCCTGGATCTGGCCGACAAACCGCTGTTCTTAGGTATCAGCACAGACCCGAACGTATTTTTTGAGCTGGATGATTCGGGTTCTATGGATTGGAGTGTACTGACCGCACCTTATTTCCATTTTTGTCAGTACGACCGCGATGCTCCTGGAGCAGGCGGCAGCGGAGATTGTGTGACCAGTAAGATGGCTGATGGTTTGTGGTCATCCTATGGCGACAACAATTATCGCACTTACCGCTTTATGTTTGACAACGCAGACAACCTTTACAACGGTTGCAATGGTAACGCGACAAATGTGGAAGGCTGCGGCGGTTTTCAAACGGTGTTAGATAATGATTGGCGTGGTGGTTCTGCCGACTTCAACGTGATGTATTACAGCCCGTTTGTTGACTACCGCCCATGGCCTGGCACAGGCTTGGCCGACGCTAACTTTTCTAGTGCTCGCAGTAACCCGCAGCCGGAAATTGCTGCAATTGCTGAACGCCAGCAAACCGAGACCGAGTATTACATTCCAGCGCAATCTCGCCGCTGGGCGCAATCAGGCTACAGTAACACGCGCAATTTGAGCGGCTTTGTGTATTACGTGTGGGTCGATTCACACGGTTATTCCGGTGATCGACCACGTCGTGGCTCGAACATTAACCGTACAGATGGATCCAACGGTGAAATTGACCTTTGGGATAACTACTATCGATATACGGTGTATGGCAATGATATTAGGCGTGAAAAAATAGAATGGAGCGTTACCTCCTGGGGTAATAGCAAAGGTCGCCTTACTCCAAGCGTGACCGAGACCGTCACTTTCAGTGGCAATAGCGTGGAGCCCAATCCACCGCAGGGTCAGCCCGCTCGTAGTGCAAACGAAATTCGCACGAATATCGCTAACTGGTATAGCTATTCCAGGAAGCGCTCTTATGTTGCTAAATCTGCGATTGGTACGGTGGTTGCCAGTTCGCCCGCGTTTCGCTTTGGTCTCAGCGTGTTAAACAAATCCGATGCGTTGTTTCACGATATGCCTTCGGCGGATATTTATCGCTACACGGGTGTGAATACCCAATTATTGAATGATCTGTACAGCTTTCGCTGGGAATCATACGGTACGCCACTGCGGAACGGGCTAAAAATGGCCGGCCGTTACTACAAAGGCGAAATAAACAATCACCCAAGCCCGATTGTGCAAAGTTGCCAACAAAACTTCACGGTGTTGTTTACTGATGGTTACTGGAATGGTGGCGACCCAGGTGTTGGTGATGCCGATGGCAATGGCCGCAACAATACCGTAGCGGACGTGGCGAAATACTACTACGACCGCGACCTAAGCCCGTTGAGCAATGATGTGGTACCTAACGCTTCAGACCCGGCGACTCACCAGCATATGGTGACCTTTCCGGTTGCCTTCGGTTTGACAGGAAATCTGGAAGATACAGACGGCGATGGTTGGCCAAACCCCGAGCTCGATGAAAATGATGAGTGGGGCGGTGATCCATTTGGCTCGGACCTCTCAAAAATCGATGACCTTTGGCATGCCGCGTTCAACAGTAAAGGTGAATATGTTTCCGCTAAAACACCCGAAGACGTTGTTAACAGCCTGGTGAGTGCGCTGAGTGAAATTTCCGGGCGTAACGCGTCTTCGGCATCCGTTGCGACCAGCACCGGCCAAATTTCTTCAGACACCGCTGTGTTCCAGGCCCAATTTAATAGCGGTGACTGGTCGGGGCAGCTCTACTCTTACTCACTGAATGCTGACGACAGTGTGAATGTGGCTACCCCAAACTGGGAAGCGAGCCAGGTGCTTGATACGCAAAACTTCAACACCGGCCGCACTATCATTTCGCACAACGGCACCCGTGGTATTCCATTTCGCTTTCCCGGCAACTACCGCTCGCGCGGTGCTAACGAAATGTCAGATTGGGATCTGTACTTCTTGATGTGGGACTCCGCCCCCTATTCACTATTAACTAACGATGCCGGACAAATTGCCGCGAACCAGCAATATGGGACTGACCTGATTAACTACCTGCGCGGTGATCGTTCCAATGAAGGCGGTAACTCCGGTGATTTGCGCCCGCGCACCACCGTGCTTGGTGACATTGTTGCGTCGGACCCAAAATATGTTGGTCCTCCAGCGTTCGGTTACCCGGATGACCTGGAGTCTGCAAGCTACGATGCTTTCCGCACCGCACGTGCTAACCGCGCGCCGATGGTATACGTGGGCGCAAACGATGGAATGCTGCACGGCTTTGCAGCGGCTAACGGTCAGGAAAAACTTGCCTATGTTCCCCGCCCGGTGTTCAAAAACCTGCACAAGCTGGCTGAGAGTCCCTACGATCATAAATATTTTGTAGACGCTGCTCCAACTGTGGTCGACGCATTTTGGAATGGGGCATGGCACTCTGTACTGGTGGGAGCACTCGGTCACGGTGGCCAGGGTATTTTCGCTCTGGATGTGACTAACCCAGCCAGCTTTTCGGAAGCGAGTGCGAGCAATATAGCACTCTGGGAGTTTACCGATAGCAACGATTCAGACATGGGTTTCAGTTACAGCGAGCCTTCTATCGCGAAGATGGCGAACGGACAGTGGGTAGCCGTATTTGGTAATGGCTACAACAATACCGAAAATGATTTAGCGATCAGCGCCAGTGGTCATGCCGTGCTCTATATTGTCGATATCGCAACCGGTGCGCTTGTGAAGAAAATCGATACCACAGTTGGCGATACCACAACGCCTAACGGGTTGGCGTCGCCAGCGCTGGTGGATGTTAATGGTGATTATGTTGTTGATTACATATATGCCGGCGATTTGCGTGGCAACATGTGGAAGTTTGATGTTACTGACACCTCTCCGAACAACTGGGACGTGGCCTGGACCAGTGGTGGCAACAAATACCCGCTGTTTAATGCTGGTATTGGCCACCCAATAACGACACGTCCAGCTGTTGGCTTACATCCTACCTCCGCCGGTCAGCTCGTGTATTTTGGTACAGGAAAATATATTGAGACCCACGACAATACGGCAGATTTGCAGCCGGATCAGAGTTTTTATGCGATCTGGGACAAAAACCTAGATACCGGAGTGAGTGTTGCAGCAGTGCGTCGAGCGCAGTTGCTAGGTCAGGAAATTACCAACGAAATCACCACGACCATTGGTGGCTACAACTACGATTTGCGCTTAACCTCGGACAACCCAATTGATTGGAGCAGCCACTTGGGTTGGTATATCGATCTGGTAAACCGCAATGCCAGTCCGGTGGACAACTTGGGTGAACGCCAGGTTACTGAGTCTTTGTTGCGAAACGGACGAATTATTTTCTCTACTCACGTACCGAGTTCCGCGCCCTGTTCGCCAGGCGGAAGCAGCTGGTTGATGGAGTTGGATGCGTATACGGGAGGTCACCTGGACGAAGCGCCGTTCGATCTGGACCGTAACCATGTGTTCGACGATGCGGATTACGACTACAACACGCCTGGTGTTGAGGATGTCCCCCCCGGTGGCTTGCGCCCTCAGGAAGGCATTATCAGCTCCCCTGGTGTATTGCGTGACAACAATCGTGAAGTTAAATACTTGAGTGGTTCGACTGGCGCTATCAGTGATTTCGCTGAGAGCACCGGTGCTCAGAATATAGGCCGACAATCCTGGCGCGAGCTGGAATAG
- a CDS encoding pilus assembly PilX family protein translates to MYKVRTTQNQQGATLAVTLVLLLIVSVLGISAVQSSLVEEKMSGNLRDKHIAFEAAESALTVAEGWLDERENYPTPTAAGTNRVWNFGSPGNSEWWHTNSLSWWTNNAINAPTNTLQQAAPRYIIEERAFTQRGENLTIGTGAVRQGKYYYQVTSRGNGGSANTQVHLRTTFVKRYD, encoded by the coding sequence ATGTACAAAGTCCGCACCACACAAAATCAGCAGGGCGCAACTCTGGCCGTAACCTTGGTCCTCCTCCTGATCGTTTCTGTCCTGGGTATCTCTGCGGTGCAGTCCTCCCTGGTCGAAGAAAAAATGTCGGGGAATTTGCGCGACAAACATATTGCGTTTGAAGCGGCTGAATCCGCGTTAACTGTAGCGGAAGGATGGCTCGATGAGCGCGAGAATTACCCAACGCCAACGGCGGCAGGTACAAACAGGGTATGGAATTTTGGCAGTCCTGGGAATTCCGAATGGTGGCACACCAATAGCCTCTCCTGGTGGACAAATAACGCGATCAATGCCCCGACGAATACCCTTCAGCAAGCGGCGCCCCGGTACATTATTGAAGAGCGCGCTTTCACCCAGCGCGGCGAAAATCTCACTATCGGCACCGGCGCTGTTCGCCAGGGCAAATATTATTACCAGGTCACCAGTCGTGGGAACGGGGGGAGTGCGAATACGCAAGTACACCTGCGAACCACCTTTGTTAAACGCTACGACTAA
- a CDS encoding PilW family protein: MKMSIFNSRGLTLIEMLVAMAVGGIILAGGVVVYSDQVQSSKRLSAYSTLQESGRVALDIIERDIRMAGFKGCFSTAEEIENNIAGGGPATFQPQFGVQGWEAPNTANGETIANVGTNTAVVATNSGGWLTTAGNVIDTLNAIPTSDILRVWSAGDQEMVVENIAYGAAPIADVSDSYQVDAGDFYILSDCQQAIILQACAVGTSGANSRLTFSDSCSPGNDTPIPELGDNPSLTRLVGATYIVGKLSNNSRNPPSLFRAEMASNGVIGNPQELVQGVESMQLLYGENLDDDNFRSADVYVTANNVQDWNNVISVRVSLLLQSIDNNLSEGPVPYTFNGVTYDGAGNNPAVADNRLRRVFTRTITLRNRTLGS, from the coding sequence ATGAAAATGAGCATCTTTAATAGTCGTGGTTTAACGCTGATAGAAATGCTGGTAGCTATGGCGGTCGGCGGCATTATTCTGGCGGGTGGCGTTGTGGTCTACAGTGATCAGGTGCAAAGCTCCAAGCGCTTATCAGCATACTCCACCTTGCAAGAGTCGGGTCGGGTGGCGCTGGATATTATCGAACGCGATATCAGAATGGCAGGTTTTAAAGGTTGTTTTAGTACCGCGGAAGAAATTGAAAATAATATCGCCGGTGGCGGCCCTGCAACATTTCAACCGCAGTTCGGTGTGCAAGGTTGGGAGGCTCCAAACACGGCTAACGGTGAAACCATAGCCAATGTCGGTACGAATACCGCTGTGGTCGCGACTAATTCAGGCGGTTGGCTGACCACCGCTGGCAACGTCATCGATACCCTAAACGCGATTCCTACGTCCGATATTTTGCGTGTCTGGAGCGCTGGCGATCAGGAAATGGTGGTTGAAAATATTGCCTACGGCGCGGCGCCTATTGCCGATGTCAGCGATAGCTACCAAGTTGACGCTGGGGATTTTTATATTTTAAGCGATTGCCAGCAGGCGATTATTTTACAGGCCTGTGCCGTCGGCACTAGCGGCGCTAACTCGCGCTTAACGTTCAGCGATAGTTGCTCTCCCGGCAACGACACACCCATCCCCGAACTTGGCGACAACCCATCGTTAACTCGCTTGGTAGGCGCCACTTATATTGTTGGCAAGTTAAGCAACAACTCTCGCAACCCCCCATCATTATTTCGTGCGGAAATGGCTTCGAATGGAGTAATCGGCAATCCGCAGGAGTTGGTTCAAGGCGTGGAAAGCATGCAATTGCTCTACGGTGAAAATCTTGATGATGATAATTTTCGTAGTGCTGATGTGTATGTGACTGCGAACAATGTTCAGGATTGGAACAACGTTATCAGTGTTCGTGTTTCGTTGCTGTTGCAGAGTATCGATAACAATCTTTCTGAAGGGCCAGTGCCATACACGTTCAACGGCGTCACATACGATGGTGCGGGTAATAACCCAGCTGTAGCGGATAATCGCTTGCGCCGCGTATTTACGCGCACGATTACGCTGCGTAATCGAACGCTCGGGAGTTGA
- the pilV gene encoding type IV pilus modification protein PilV, giving the protein MRRLNAPGGRAQGGFTLIEVIISFVVLAVGLLGVASMQKRGVESNHNAYLRTQAVSLANDMASRVRANTAGMEAGNYNAPAAQETAACLAAGCTAAQMAGNDYFEWSRDIQNMLPQGEGVVCLDSTPDDGSDAANAACDGVGTELAIKIWWDAIPRDGTVDQRYAIGVDI; this is encoded by the coding sequence ATGCGGCGGTTAAATGCACCTGGAGGTCGCGCGCAAGGTGGCTTCACTCTTATCGAGGTGATTATTTCTTTTGTTGTGCTCGCTGTTGGGCTGCTTGGCGTGGCATCCATGCAAAAGCGCGGTGTTGAGAGTAATCACAATGCTTATTTACGCACACAAGCTGTTTCGCTCGCGAATGATATGGCCAGCAGGGTACGGGCAAATACCGCGGGCATGGAGGCTGGTAATTACAATGCGCCCGCAGCGCAGGAAACCGCTGCATGCCTGGCCGCCGGCTGTACTGCGGCGCAGATGGCTGGCAACGATTACTTTGAGTGGTCGCGAGATATACAAAACATGTTGCCTCAAGGTGAGGGCGTCGTGTGTTTGGATTCAACGCCGGACGATGGTAGTGATGCGGCAAATGCGGCTTGCGATGGTGTGGGTACGGAGTTGGCGATAAAAATCTGGTGGGACGCGATCCCTAGAGATGGAACCGTCGACCAGCGTTATGCCATTGGCGTCGACATTTAA
- a CDS encoding GspH/FimT family pseudopilin, translated as MKSIPVNANQSGFTIIELMVVVAIAAVLMVLAVPSFEDSSAKSAVRAGVNNLQSDLAFARSTAITRSRPVAICASDTSAGRNCGTGDWNEGWLVFLDPNSNGALDAGEELVRIGSALGARVSISLDNPVLFNGRGMNSAVSEFVFCRAGSTEAMYARSVLVNLGGLVRASRDSDGDGIHNGGEGGGNLSCGG; from the coding sequence ATGAAATCGATCCCAGTAAATGCGAATCAAAGCGGGTTCACCATTATCGAGTTGATGGTGGTGGTCGCTATTGCAGCAGTACTTATGGTGCTAGCGGTGCCAAGTTTCGAAGACAGCTCCGCAAAGAGCGCTGTTCGCGCCGGTGTGAACAACTTGCAATCCGATCTGGCGTTTGCGCGCAGTACGGCAATTACCCGCTCACGCCCCGTTGCGATCTGTGCGAGCGATACCAGCGCAGGGCGTAACTGTGGCACCGGCGATTGGAATGAGGGTTGGCTTGTGTTTCTCGATCCAAATTCCAACGGCGCTTTAGATGCAGGAGAGGAGTTGGTGCGTATAGGTTCTGCACTGGGAGCACGCGTGAGTATATCGCTGGATAACCCCGTGTTGTTTAACGGGAGGGGAATGAATTCCGCGGTGTCTGAATTTGTTTTTTGCCGAGCAGGGAGCACAGAAGCGATGTACGCGCGCTCAGTGCTCGTCAATCTGGGTGGGCTGGTGCGCGCTTCGCGCGATAGCGATGGTGATGGCATCCACAACGGTGGCGAAGGCGGAGGTAACCTCTCATGCGGCGGTTAA
- a CDS encoding alginate export family protein, which produces MNSKFTLIAASVIAATGAQATYAESALETLMKESKTGLDLRYRYEFVDQDGIDNSADASTLRTRLTFESGKVGAVSFKLEMDDSRPIGPANYNSTVNGKSDYPVVADPKGTDLNQAFVKVENGGLSVMGGRQRILLDDQRFVGGVGWRQNEQTYDGARLTYKAGGFSLDTSYILNVNRIFGPEGPNADWRGDIGLLNGAYSFNSNHKLTGFYYSLDFEDAIANSSNTLGVRYSGKFGPVNLTASYATQEDTGDNPTDYSADYYLVDVGGALPANFKWNLGYEVLGSDDGTKAFSTPLATLHKFQGWDDKFLNTPNTGIQDTYVGFGGKPGGINFQVTYHTYSSDVGSIDYGTELDAVVAIPVNKQTKVVLKYANYSADDFATDTSKYWAMIQFTL; this is translated from the coding sequence ATGAACTCGAAGTTTACACTCATAGCTGCAAGCGTAATCGCGGCCACTGGCGCACAGGCCACGTATGCGGAATCCGCTCTGGAAACTTTAATGAAAGAAAGTAAGACCGGTCTGGACTTGCGATATCGCTACGAATTCGTCGACCAGGATGGCATTGATAATTCCGCAGATGCCAGCACCCTGCGCACCCGCCTCACATTTGAGAGCGGTAAAGTGGGAGCGGTGTCCTTCAAGTTGGAAATGGACGACTCACGTCCAATCGGCCCTGCGAACTACAACAGCACTGTTAATGGCAAGTCTGATTATCCTGTTGTGGCGGACCCAAAAGGCACCGATTTGAACCAGGCGTTTGTCAAAGTTGAAAATGGCGGCTTAAGCGTGATGGGTGGCCGCCAACGTATTCTCTTGGACGACCAACGCTTTGTCGGTGGCGTAGGTTGGCGACAAAATGAGCAAACCTATGATGGTGCTCGTCTGACCTATAAAGCTGGTGGCTTCTCCTTGGATACCAGCTATATCCTGAATGTGAATCGTATTTTTGGTCCGGAAGGCCCGAATGCCGACTGGCGAGGTGATATCGGCTTACTAAACGGCGCCTACAGTTTTAACAGCAATCATAAACTTACCGGCTTTTACTACAGCCTCGACTTTGAGGATGCCATTGCGAATTCCAGCAACACACTCGGCGTGCGCTACAGCGGAAAATTCGGCCCGGTTAATTTGACAGCAAGCTATGCCACCCAAGAAGACACCGGGGATAATCCAACAGACTACAGCGCCGACTACTACTTGGTGGATGTGGGTGGAGCACTCCCTGCTAACTTTAAGTGGAACCTGGGCTACGAAGTGCTGGGCAGCGATGACGGTACCAAAGCCTTTTCCACCCCCTTGGCAACCTTGCACAAATTCCAGGGTTGGGATGATAAATTCCTTAATACCCCAAATACAGGCATTCAAGATACCTATGTTGGATTTGGCGGTAAGCCAGGGGGAATAAATTTCCAGGTCACTTATCATACCTACAGCAGCGATGTTGGCAGCATCGACTACGGAACCGAACTGGATGCGGTTGTGGCAATTCCGGT